The following proteins are encoded in a genomic region of Cricetulus griseus strain 17A/GY chromosome 7, alternate assembly CriGri-PICRH-1.0, whole genome shotgun sequence:
- the Prr11 gene encoding proline-rich protein 11 isoform X2 yields MPKFKQRRRKLRAKAKRLFKKKEASRVQPKLLTPPPPPPTPERVVTSSTDTPQSRNWLKHSWNFRFPNIKDAINLWTNRVWYMYSCCQTCVAQSLEVLKDAIFPSRVYHRELHSLKQQFCALKSELCSLQETLKTISENSSYSSCCHTCGKSNKLTNVPACAPTTHGESPTVLPPTLPQPASHPPPPPPPPPPPPPPPPPPLPPPPPPLAPLLLRKSGSTKALQTEPLKKDGPMHITVKDLLTVKLKKTQNIEERKKLSPPPPEERNPLVTISDLQRVTLKPNSRVLATRVKNVLITPGKSQLDLRKLLRKVNVDRSPGGTPLTNKENMETGTGLTPVMTRALRRKFQLAHPQSPTQSLPLSTSSFDEQN; encoded by the exons ATGCCTAAGTTCAAACAGCGAAGAAGAAAGCTAAGAGCCAAAGCCAAAcgattatttaagaaaaaagaagcctCCCGAGTTCAGCCTAAGCTATTAACACCTCCCCCTCCACCACCCACGCCAGAAAG AGTGGTTACTTCCTCAACTGATACACCCCAAAGCAGAAACTGGCTAAAACACTCTTGGAACTTCAGATTTCCTAACATCAAAGACGCAATAAATCTTTGGACAAATAGAGTGTGGTACATGTACAGTTGCTGTCAGACCTGTGTGGCTCAG AGTTTAGAAGTATTGAAAGATGCCATCTTCCCTTCCCGAGTCTACCACAGAGAACTTCACAGTCTAAAACAACAATTTTGTGCTTTGAAAAGTGAATTATGCAGTCTCCAAGAAACACTGAAG ACTATCTCAGAAAATTCCTCTTATTCAAGCTGTTGTCATACATGTGGCAAGAGCAATAAGCTTACGAACGTGCCAGCCTGTGCTCCAACAACCCATGGAGAATCCCCAACTGTACTTCCTCCCACACTgccacagccagccagccatcctccacctcctcctcctcctcctccccctcctcctcctccccctccccctcctcttcctccacctccaccaccccTAGCACCATTGCTGCTCAGAAAATCTGGTTCAACTAAAGCACTTCAG ACGGAACCATTAAAGAAAGATGGACCCATGCATATAACAGTTAAAGATCTACtcactgtaaaattaaaaaaaacacagaatattgaagaaaggaaaaag ctttcaccaccaccaccagaggaACGGAATCCACTAGTCACTATCTCTGACCTGCAGCGTGTCACTCTGAAACCCAACTCCAGGGTGTTAGCAACACGAGTTAAAAATGTCTTAAT TACTCCGGGTAAAAGCCAACTAGATCTGCGGAAGCTGCTGAGAAAAGTCAATGTAGACAG GAGCCCAGGTGGAACCCCTCtcaccaataaagaaaatatggaaacagGAACTGGACTGACTCCAGTCATGACTCGGGCCTTAAGGAGAAAGTTTCAG CTGGCTCACCCTCAAAGCCCTACTCAGTCTCTGCCACTTTCTACAAGCAGCTTTGATGAACAAAACTGA
- the Prr11 gene encoding proline-rich protein 11 isoform X1 gives MRSQPIVIQAVLGTAQDNEPCRDRVCDWSLLETMPKFKQRRRKLRAKAKRLFKKKEASRVQPKLLTPPPPPPTPERVVTSSTDTPQSRNWLKHSWNFRFPNIKDAINLWTNRVWYMYSCCQTCVAQSLEVLKDAIFPSRVYHRELHSLKQQFCALKSELCSLQETLKTISENSSYSSCCHTCGKSNKLTNVPACAPTTHGESPTVLPPTLPQPASHPPPPPPPPPPPPPPPPPPLPPPPPPLAPLLLRKSGSTKALQTEPLKKDGPMHITVKDLLTVKLKKTQNIEERKKLSPPPPEERNPLVTISDLQRVTLKPNSRVLATRVKNVLITPGKSQLDLRKLLRKVNVDRSPGGTPLTNKENMETGTGLTPVMTRALRRKFQLAHPQSPTQSLPLSTSSFDEQN, from the exons ATGCGCTCTCAGCCAATCGTAATCCAGGCTGTGCTTGGAACCGCTCAGGACAACGAGCCCTGCAGAGACCGCGTCTGCGATTGGTCGCTCCTTG AAACCATGCCTAAGTTCAAACAGCGAAGAAGAAAGCTAAGAGCCAAAGCCAAAcgattatttaagaaaaaagaagcctCCCGAGTTCAGCCTAAGCTATTAACACCTCCCCCTCCACCACCCACGCCAGAAAG AGTGGTTACTTCCTCAACTGATACACCCCAAAGCAGAAACTGGCTAAAACACTCTTGGAACTTCAGATTTCCTAACATCAAAGACGCAATAAATCTTTGGACAAATAGAGTGTGGTACATGTACAGTTGCTGTCAGACCTGTGTGGCTCAG AGTTTAGAAGTATTGAAAGATGCCATCTTCCCTTCCCGAGTCTACCACAGAGAACTTCACAGTCTAAAACAACAATTTTGTGCTTTGAAAAGTGAATTATGCAGTCTCCAAGAAACACTGAAG ACTATCTCAGAAAATTCCTCTTATTCAAGCTGTTGTCATACATGTGGCAAGAGCAATAAGCTTACGAACGTGCCAGCCTGTGCTCCAACAACCCATGGAGAATCCCCAACTGTACTTCCTCCCACACTgccacagccagccagccatcctccacctcctcctcctcctcctccccctcctcctcctccccctccccctcctcttcctccacctccaccaccccTAGCACCATTGCTGCTCAGAAAATCTGGTTCAACTAAAGCACTTCAG ACGGAACCATTAAAGAAAGATGGACCCATGCATATAACAGTTAAAGATCTACtcactgtaaaattaaaaaaaacacagaatattgaagaaaggaaaaag ctttcaccaccaccaccagaggaACGGAATCCACTAGTCACTATCTCTGACCTGCAGCGTGTCACTCTGAAACCCAACTCCAGGGTGTTAGCAACACGAGTTAAAAATGTCTTAAT TACTCCGGGTAAAAGCCAACTAGATCTGCGGAAGCTGCTGAGAAAAGTCAATGTAGACAG GAGCCCAGGTGGAACCCCTCtcaccaataaagaaaatatggaaacagGAACTGGACTGACTCCAGTCATGACTCGGGCCTTAAGGAGAAAGTTTCAG CTGGCTCACCCTCAAAGCCCTACTCAGTCTCTGCCACTTTCTACAAGCAGCTTTGATGAACAAAACTGA